One region of Thiorhodovibrio frisius genomic DNA includes:
- a CDS encoding ABC transporter ATP-binding protein, translating into MTLVLERLTKAFDPSLGHPLFRDISLRLEPGQSAAIVGESGVGKSTLLNCIAGLERVASGRIHLGEQELTALDDERFAELRKRHFGFVFQAFHLLPHLTLAQNVALPLWLLEKKDKVAREQALAMLERVGLEHRADDWPRHLSGGEMQRVAIARALVHEPALVLCDEPTGNLDPERAAGVLELLFERTRDAGAITLLVTHSQVAAAKAQRTLRLTNNGLIDETVSQ; encoded by the coding sequence ATGACATTGGTTCTCGAACGCCTCACCAAGGCCTTCGACCCCAGCCTTGGGCATCCGCTGTTCCGCGACATCTCCCTGCGCTTGGAGCCGGGGCAGTCTGCGGCCATTGTTGGCGAATCGGGCGTCGGCAAGTCGACACTGCTCAATTGCATCGCCGGGTTGGAGCGGGTCGCCAGCGGGCGCATTCATCTGGGCGAGCAGGAGCTGACGGCGCTTGATGACGAGCGCTTCGCCGAGCTACGCAAGCGGCATTTTGGCTTTGTGTTTCAGGCTTTTCACCTGCTGCCACATCTCACTCTGGCGCAGAATGTCGCCCTGCCGCTGTGGTTGCTCGAGAAAAAGGACAAGGTCGCCCGCGAGCAGGCACTGGCGATGCTGGAACGGGTGGGGCTGGAGCATCGAGCAGATGACTGGCCGCGACATCTGTCGGGCGGGGAGATGCAGCGGGTTGCCATTGCCCGTGCCCTGGTGCATGAGCCGGCGCTGGTGCTGTGCGATGAACCAACCGGCAATCTTGACCCCGAACGGGCAGCAGGGGTCCTTGAGTTGCTGTTCGAGCGCACCCGGGATGCCGGCGCCATCACCCTTTTGGTCACCCATTCCCAAGTCGCCGCCGCGAAAGCGCAGCGCACACTGCGGCTGACGAACAACGGCCTGATTGATGAGACGGTCAGTCAATGA
- a CDS encoding FtsX-like permease family protein — translation MTAATLRHLFLASLWRRRLPTSLSVLAIALGVALGLAVQLIHRGALDEFQRGVSLLSGQADLQVLAGASGFDDSLFARIAQLPEVAAASPVLEISARLPGRPETLKILGLDVFRIAAVNPSLLPEPATAMPATAINSPKDHQQSDPSAAAEQAEQAPPDLLATLRENALFLSPAAAARLGLEPGDSLTLQAGTQERELRIAGRVPAAGVGQELAVMDIAAAQWQFARIGVLTRIDLRLRDDLPPAHARAAIAAQLPPGLAVLPPAEAAGESLGLTRAYRVNLTMLATIALLTGGFLVFSTQWLAVVRRRQELAFLRALGLTRAKLWRGLLAEGALLGLLGGLLGALLAYLLAALAFAAVGGDLGAGFFRGLNPHLSWQWLATLSYLALGVAAGLAGAWLPAREAARTAPAQALKAGDEAEAYRARPRWGWAAGSALLAALLCTLPPLGGIPVFGYLAVLLILLTAILALPGVTQLIGWLGVDLPFASSPIAQLARARLTGAPGQTVVAGAGVVASVALAASMAVMVDSFRGSVDDWLTRMLPADLYLRASDSSASGFLTPEQVEQVRALPSVRELYPVRFDSLRLDSARPAVSLIARRVDGAGGLPLVAGTLQVPDEAMPPAWVSEALVDQYGLDLGDHLQLPLGGTPRSFTIAGIWRDYARQHGSIVVRMANYRALSGDKLTNDLGLMLRPDAEPEAVMRTVRDILGESVSEMILPGDLRAMILKIFDRTFVVTYLMEGVAVLIGLFGIATTFAALTSSRRKEFGILRHLGLSPRDIGRLLELEAGLGALLAVMVGLVAGGGIAWVLIEVINRQSFHWSMELAVPVVLLATFAAAMILLAAGAARLAGAQAMRQNAVLAVREDW, via the coding sequence ATGACCGCCGCCACCCTGCGCCATCTGTTCCTCGCCAGCCTGTGGCGACGGCGGCTGCCGACGTCTCTGTCGGTACTGGCCATTGCGCTCGGGGTGGCGCTGGGGCTGGCAGTGCAGTTGATTCATCGCGGTGCCCTGGACGAGTTTCAACGCGGCGTAAGTCTGCTAAGCGGTCAGGCCGATTTGCAGGTACTGGCCGGAGCGAGCGGTTTCGACGACAGTCTCTTTGCCCGCATCGCCCAACTGCCCGAAGTCGCCGCCGCGAGCCCGGTGCTGGAGATCAGCGCGCGCCTGCCCGGGCGCCCTGAAACTCTTAAAATTCTTGGCCTTGATGTGTTCAGGATCGCGGCAGTCAATCCATCTCTGCTGCCAGAGCCTGCGACGGCAATGCCTGCAACCGCAATCAATAGTCCCAAGGATCACCAGCAAAGCGACCCGAGCGCGGCCGCCGAGCAGGCCGAACAAGCACCCCCCGATCTGCTCGCCACCCTGCGCGAGAACGCGCTTTTTCTCAGCCCGGCTGCCGCCGCTCGGCTCGGGCTCGAGCCGGGCGATAGCCTAACCCTGCAAGCCGGCACCCAGGAGCGCGAACTGCGCATCGCCGGTCGCGTACCCGCAGCGGGCGTCGGCCAGGAGCTGGCGGTGATGGACATCGCCGCAGCCCAATGGCAGTTCGCGCGCATCGGCGTGCTCACGCGCATCGACCTGCGTTTGCGCGACGACCTGCCGCCGGCGCACGCGCGCGCCGCCATTGCGGCACAACTCCCACCCGGACTTGCCGTGCTGCCGCCGGCAGAAGCCGCCGGCGAATCCCTGGGCCTGACCCGCGCCTACCGCGTTAATCTCACCATGCTGGCCACTATTGCGCTTTTAACCGGCGGTTTTCTGGTGTTCTCCACCCAATGGCTCGCGGTGGTGCGTCGGCGTCAGGAACTGGCATTTTTGCGCGCGCTGGGGCTCACGCGCGCCAAGCTATGGCGCGGGCTCCTCGCCGAGGGCGCCCTGCTTGGTCTGCTCGGCGGTCTGCTTGGCGCCCTGTTGGCCTATCTGCTCGCCGCCCTGGCCTTCGCGGCTGTGGGCGGCGATCTCGGCGCCGGATTCTTCCGTGGGCTGAACCCGCACTTAAGCTGGCAATGGCTCGCCACCTTAAGCTATCTCGCCCTGGGCGTGGCGGCCGGGCTCGCAGGTGCCTGGCTCCCGGCACGCGAGGCTGCGCGCACCGCCCCCGCTCAGGCACTGAAAGCCGGCGACGAAGCCGAGGCCTATCGTGCCCGCCCACGCTGGGGCTGGGCGGCAGGCAGTGCGCTGCTGGCCGCGCTACTCTGCACCCTGCCGCCGCTGGGGGGCATTCCGGTGTTCGGCTACCTGGCGGTACTGCTGATTTTGCTCACCGCCATCCTGGCGCTGCCCGGCGTCACCCAGCTAATCGGCTGGCTAGGTGTTGACCTGCCCTTTGCATCCAGTCCCATCGCGCAGCTGGCGCGAGCGCGTCTGACGGGCGCCCCGGGGCAAACGGTGGTCGCTGGTGCCGGCGTAGTCGCCAGTGTCGCGCTAGCGGCCTCCATGGCAGTCATGGTCGATTCCTTCCGCGGCTCGGTCGATGACTGGCTCACGCGCATGCTGCCGGCCGATCTTTACCTGCGCGCATCGGACTCCAGTGCCAGCGGCTTTCTTACGCCAGAACAGGTCGAGCAAGTGCGGGCCCTGCCCAGCGTGCGCGAGCTCTACCCGGTGCGCTTCGACAGCCTGCGGCTCGACAGCGCCCGGCCAGCAGTCAGCCTGATCGCCCGGCGCGTTGATGGTGCGGGCGGTCTGCCACTGGTGGCTGGAACGCTGCAAGTGCCAGACGAAGCAATGCCACCCGCCTGGGTCTCCGAAGCGCTGGTCGATCAGTATGGGCTGGACCTTGGCGATCATCTGCAACTGCCCCTGGGCGGCACGCCGAGATCCTTCACCATCGCCGGCATCTGGCGCGACTACGCCCGTCAGCACGGCTCTATCGTAGTCCGCATGGCCAATTATCGCGCCCTGAGTGGCGACAAGCTGACCAATGACCTGGGCCTGATGCTCAGGCCCGACGCCGAGCCCGAGGCGGTCATGCGCACAGTTCGCGACATCTTAGGCGAATCGGTCAGCGAAATGATCCTGCCCGGCGATCTGCGCGCCATGATCCTCAAAATTTTTGACCGCACCTTTGTGGTCACCTATCTGATGGAAGGCGTGGCGGTACTGATCGGACTCTTTGGCATTGCCACCACCTTTGCTGCTCTGACCAGCAGTCGGCGCAAGGAATTCGGCATCCTGCGGCACCTAGGCTTAAGCCCGCGCGACATCGGTCGGCTGCTGGAACTAGAGGCCGGGCTCGGTGCCCTGCTGGCGGTGATGGTCGGCCTGGTCGCCGGCGGCGGCATCGCCTGGGTGCTGATTGAGGTGATCAACCGCCAGAGTTTCCATTGGAGCATGGAACTGGCGGTACCTGTCGTCCTGCTCGCCACCTTCGCGGCAGCGATGATCCTGCTCGCCGCCGGCGCGGCACGGCTGGCCGGCGCTCAGGCCATGCGTCAGAACGCGGTACTGGCAGTGCGGGAGGACTGGTGA